The proteins below are encoded in one region of Triticum aestivum cultivar Chinese Spring chromosome 1B, IWGSC CS RefSeq v2.1, whole genome shotgun sequence:
- the LOC123093338 gene encoding NAC domain-containing protein 90-like encodes MGELPPGYRFYPTEEELVCFYLRHMLDGRRRGDIERVIPVVDVCSLDPWQLPEVHRGACAGHGEPWFYFCARQDREARGGRPSRTTPSGYWKAAGTPGLVYSACGRPVGTKKTMVFYRGRAPAGAKTKWKMNEYRAFDDDGADADAGAAARLEVRSEFSLCRLYTRSGSLRQFDRRPCTAAAGGRRSEDPASPSAALASASEDVEVGKGQKRKRHAANDVPSSSDAYRSVQQQQKQGGADEELADITDWAELFDWI; translated from the exons ATGGGCGAGCTCCCTCCCGGGTACCGCTTCTACCCTACGGAGGAGGAGCTGGTGTGCTTCTACCTCCGGCACATGCTCgacggccgccgccgcggcgacaTCGAGCGCGTCATCCCCGTCGTCGACGTCTGCTCCCTCGACCCCTGGCAACTCCCAG aGGTGCACCGGGGCGCGTGCGCCGGGCACGGGGAGCCGTGGTTCTACTTCTGCGCGCGGCAGGaccgggaggcgcggggcggccggCCGAGCCGCACGACGCCGTCGGGCTACTGGAAGGCGGCGGGCACGCCAGGGTTGGTCtactccgcctgcggccgccctgTCGGGACCAAGAAGACCATGGTCTTCTACCGCGGCCGCGCGCCGGCCGGAGCCAAGACCAAGTGGAAGATGAACGAGTACAGGGCCTTCGACGACGACGGTGCCGATGCCGATGCCGGTGCCGCCGCGCGGCTCGAG GTGAGGAGCGAGTTCAGTTTGTGCCGTCTGTACACAAGGTCAGGCAGCTTGCGGCAGTTCGACCGCCGGCCGTGCACTgccgccgccggaggacgccgcTCCGAGGACCCGGCGTCGCCGTCTGCCGCGCTTGCGTCGGCCAGTGAGGACGTTGAAGTGGGAAAGGGCCAGAAGAGGAAAAGGCATGCAGCGAACGACGTCCCGTCGTCCAGCGACGCCTACCGCTccgtgcagcagcagcagaagcagggaGGCGCCGACGAGGAGCTCGCCGACATAACCGACTGGGCAGAGCTCTTTGACTGGATCTAA
- the LOC123093342 gene encoding NAC domain-containing protein 90-like, translating to MAELPPGYRFYPTEEELVRFYLRHKLDGSRRADIEHVIPVVDVCSLDPWQLPEVHRGAGHGEPWFYFCARQDREARGGRPSRTTPSGYWKAAGTPGLVYSAAGRPVGTKKTMVFYRGRAPAGAKTKWKMNEYRALEEDGVDADADGAAPAANPVFQVRSEFSLCRLYTSSGNMRQFDRRPCTTFAGGSRASSSSAAPAWPNEDVEVGRGQKRKRHAANDNTSSSHAYRPVQQQQQEMQGGADEVLADDMTDWAELLNWI from the exons ATGGCCGAGCTGCCTCCCGGGTACCGCTTCTACCCTACCGAGGAGGAGCTGGTGCGCTTCTACCTCCGGCACAAACTCGACGGCAGCCGCCGCGCCGACATCGAGCACGTCATCCCCGTCGTGGACGTCTGCTCCCTCGACCCATGGCAGCTCCCAG AGGTGCACCGGGGCGCCGGCCACGGGGAGCCGTGGTTCTACTTCTGCGCACGGCAGGaccgggaggcgcggggcggccggCCGAGCCGCACGACGCCCTCCGGGTACTGGAAGGCGGCGGGCACGCCAGGCTTGGTCTACTCCGCCGCTGGCCGCCCCGTCGGGACCAAGAAGACCATGGTGTTCTACCGCGGCCGCGCGCCGGCCGGGGCCAAGACCAAGTGGAAGATGAACGAGTACAGGGCCCTTGAGGAAGACGGTGTGGATGCCGATGCCGATGGCGCCGCTCCGGCAGCAAACCCTGTGTTCCAG GTGCGGAGCGAGTTCAGCTTGTGCCGGCTATACACAAGTTCAGGCAACATGCGGCAGTTCGACCGCCGGCCATGCACTACCTTCGCCGGAGGCAGCCGCGCGTCGTCGTCGTCCGCCGCGCCTGCATGGCCGAATGAAGACGTTGAAGTGGGAAGGGGTCAGAAGAGGAAAAGGCATGCAGCTAACGACAATACGTCGTCTAGCCACGCTTACCGccccgtgcagcagcagcagcaggagatgCAGGGAGGCGCCGATGAGGTGCTCGCCGACGACATGACCGATTGGGCAGAGCTTTTGAACTGGATCTAA